The following is a genomic window from Collimonas fungivorans Ter331.
CAGCAACCCGAGGCGCGCTACCACGCCATACATATAGAAGCGGTTCGGCGCAGTAGTACCGGGTTTGGCCAGCATGTCCGGCAGCGCATGCTGCTGGGCAAACGCCAGTGGCACAAAGTGGGCGCCCGGCGCGTTCAGGTTTTCGTTGATGCCGCGCTCGGCGTGCACCCGGTAGAAACCGCCGACCACATAACGGTCGATCATGTACACCACCGGTTCCGCCACCGCGTCGTTGATATGCTCGAAAGTATGCACGCCTTCCTGGATGATCAGGTCGTGGATTTCGCCGCCGGCCTTGCCCAGCGACAGCTTCTCGCGCTGCTTGCGGCTCAGGTCCTTGATCTGGCTGACGTCGGTCACGCTCATCACGCCCATGCCGTCGGTGCCGGCGTCGGCCTTGACGATCACGAACGGCTTTTCGGTGATGCCGTATTCCTTGTATTTCTTGCGTATCTTGGCCAGCAGCGAGCTGACGCTGGCGGCCAGCTTGTCGTCACCGTCCACCGCCTGGAAGTCGACCTGGTCGACCTTGGCGAAAAACGGATTCAGCATCCACGGATCGACATCCACCAGCTTCGAGAATTTCTTGACCACCTCGTCGTAAGCCGTGAAATGGTTGCTCTTGCGGCGCACGGTCCAGCCGGCGTGCAGCGGCGGCAACACATTCTGCTCGTTCAGGTGCTCCAGTATCGACGGCGTGCCGGAAGACAGATCGTTATTCAGCAAGATGGTGCAGGGGTCGAAATTCTTCAAACCCAGGCGGCGGCCGTTGGCGGAGCGCTCCAGCGGCTCCAGCGTGATGGTGCTGCCGTCCGGCAATTCGATCGTCTGCGATTCTTTCACGCTTTCATCGAGCGTACCCAGCCGCACATGCAAACCGGTCTGGCGGAAAATCTGCATCAGGCGCGCTACGTTCTGCAAATAGAAAGTATTGCGTGTGTTCAGCTCCGGCAGCAGCAGCAGGTTTTTGGCGTCCGGA
Proteins encoded in this region:
- the gshA gene encoding glutamate--cysteine ligase, encoding MVPHLVTALNGPLLDLEKKILAATPAIERWFRMEWQEHTPPFYCSVDLRNSGYKLAPVDTNLFPGGFSNLSPEMLPLAIQAAMAAIEKYCPDAKNLLLLPELNTRNTFYLQNVARLMQIFRQTGLHVRLGTLDESVKESQTIELPDGSTITLEPLERSANGRRLGLKNFDPCTILLNNDLSSGTPSILEHLNEQNVLPPLHAGWTVRRKSNHFTAYDEVVKKFSKLVDVDPWMLNPFFAKVDQVDFQAVDGDDKLAASVSSLLAKIRKKYKEYGITEKPFVIVKADAGTDGMGVMSVTDVSQIKDLSRKQREKLSLGKAGGEIHDLIIQEGVHTFEHINDAVAEPVVYMIDRYVVGGFYRVHAERGINENLNAPGAHFVPLAFAQQHALPDMLAKPGTTAPNRFYMYGVVARLGLLAASLEMEKTDPNPEEY